The DNA window AATGCTACAAGATCGAAAGCAATTTATCAACCTTTTATATAACGCTTCAGAACGTGATCTTGTTGATCCTGAAGTGTTTAATATCATTAAAAGTGCACTTACTCTGGAAGAAATACAAGTATGTGACATTATGGTGCCCCGCACCCAAATAGAAATGATAGAAGAGGGGTCTTCACCAGAGAGGATTTTTGAAAAAATTACTCAATCTATTCATTCACGATTTCCAGTTATGGGTAAAAATAGAGATGATATAGTTGGAATCATGATGGCTAAAGACATACTAGCTCGCTTTCATAGTAATAAGCTTTCTTCTTTTACTATAGCAGATATCATTAGACCAGCTTTATTTATTCCTGAAAATAAACGCCTTAATACTCTATTAAAAGAATTTCGTGCTAGCCGTAATCATATTGCGATAGTAGTAGATGAATATGGAGGCACTGCAGGACTAGTGACTATTGAGGATGTATTAGAGCAAATTGTAGGGGATAT is part of the Candidatus Nitrosacidococcus sp. I8 genome and encodes:
- a CDS encoding HlyC/CorC family transporter; the encoded protein is MNKDRPSHALDHPSWRERLGQVLLGMLQDRKQFINLLYNASERDLVDPEVFNIIKSALTLEEIQVCDIMVPRTQIEMIEEGSSPERIFEKITQSIHSRFPVMGKNRDDIVGIMMAKDILARFHSNKLSSFTIADIIRPALFIPENKRLNTLLKEFRASRNHIAIVVDEYGGTAGLVTIEDVLEQIVGDIENEHGFSEEKNHIIPCGNDSYFVKALTSIENFNHYFKTNFNDEDLDTVGGLVLNELGYVPKKGDQVTIGNFEFKVLRGDNCRLHLLELRLVPNIKESLSC